A window of the Acidobacteriota bacterium genome harbors these coding sequences:
- a CDS encoding serine/threonine protein kinase: MHLEQWQQIDELFHAALERTPHARAAFLTNACQGQAGLQREIAKLLAAHEEPGAVWAVSAAHLAADWLSAQPAAPTLSGQQFGPYQIQSLLGKGGMGEVWRAHDTRLGRDVALKVLPAEFAQDADRLRRFEQEARAISALNHHNIITIHEIGQHDARHFIITELVDGVSLREHLHATRLPILEALDLTIQIASALAAAHQAGVVPRDIKPENVMLRPDGYVKVLDFGLAKLTGMRNADCGLRNEEADTLAKNPYSAIRNPHSAIDRSRPGNGDGVIYVARAGQRT, translated from the coding sequence ATGCACCTGGAACAATGGCAACAGATTGACGAACTCTTTCACGCCGCCTTAGAACGCACGCCGCATGCGCGCGCAGCGTTTCTGACTAACGCTTGTCAGGGCCAAGCCGGGTTGCAACGCGAAATCGCCAAGTTACTGGCGGCGCATGAGGAGCCGGGCGCGGTCTGGGCGGTTTCGGCGGCGCATCTGGCGGCGGACTGGCTCAGCGCGCAACCGGCGGCGCCCACACTCAGCGGACAACAATTCGGGCCTTACCAAATTCAATCCTTGCTGGGCAAAGGCGGCATGGGCGAGGTCTGGCGCGCGCACGACACGCGCCTGGGCCGTGACGTAGCGCTCAAGGTTTTGCCCGCTGAGTTCGCGCAAGATGCTGATCGCTTGCGCCGCTTCGAGCAGGAAGCGCGGGCCATTTCGGCGCTCAATCATCACAACATCATTACGATTCACGAGATCGGCCAACACGACGCGCGCCACTTCATCATTACGGAGTTGGTTGACGGCGTCTCGCTCCGAGAGCATCTGCACGCCACACGTCTGCCTATCCTCGAAGCGCTTGATCTGACTATTCAAATCGCCAGTGCGCTGGCGGCGGCACATCAGGCCGGGGTTGTCCCTCGTGACATCAAGCCCGAGAACGTCATGCTGCGCCCCGATGGTTACGTAAAAGTGCTCGATTTCGGACTGGCCAAACTGACAGGAATGCGGAATGCGGATTGTGGATTGCGGAATGAAGAGGCTGACACGTTAGCTAAAAATCCGTATTCCGCAATCCGCAATCCGCATTCC